Proteins co-encoded in one Gehongia tenuis genomic window:
- the argB gene encoding acetylglutamate kinase: MDKTETLVAKANILIEALPYIQKLYGKTVVIKYGGNAMKNEILTRTILQDITMLKYCGVNPIVVHGGGPDISAMLKKLNIETQFVGGLRVTDAATMEVVQMVLCGKINKDIVAHMGALGGKAIGLCGKDAGLIRAHKKCAPDGTDLGFVGEIDSINIQLLTTLSLDEYIPVIAPIGVGENGETYNINADTVAGEIAAAAHAEKLIFLTDVDGIRRDPGDPATLISHLTVDEIYQLIRSGVVDGGMIPKVEGCIRALEEGVARTHILNGTIPHPILLEIFTDQGIGTMVTDDV, encoded by the coding sequence ATGGATAAGACGGAAACCCTGGTTGCCAAAGCCAACATTCTGATCGAAGCCCTGCCCTACATCCAAAAGCTTTACGGCAAGACGGTGGTCATCAAATACGGCGGAAACGCCATGAAAAACGAGATTCTCACCCGCACCATCCTGCAGGACATCACCATGCTCAAATACTGCGGCGTGAATCCCATTGTGGTCCACGGCGGAGGCCCGGACATCAGCGCCATGCTGAAAAAGCTGAATATTGAGACCCAATTCGTGGGCGGCCTCCGGGTGACGGACGCGGCCACCATGGAGGTGGTGCAGATGGTCCTTTGCGGCAAGATCAACAAGGACATCGTGGCCCACATGGGCGCCCTCGGCGGCAAGGCCATCGGCCTTTGCGGCAAGGACGCGGGGCTCATCCGCGCCCACAAAAAATGTGCGCCGGACGGCACCGACCTCGGGTTCGTGGGCGAGATCGACAGCATCAATATTCAGCTGCTCACCACCCTCTCCCTCGATGAATACATTCCCGTCATCGCTCCCATCGGCGTGGGCGAGAACGGCGAGACCTACAACATCAATGCGGACACCGTGGCCGGGGAAATCGCCGCGGCGGCCCATGCGGAAAAGCTCATCTTCCTCACCGACGTGGACGGCATCCGGCGCGACCCCGGCGATCCCGCCACTCTCATCTCCCACCTCACCGTGGACGAGATCTACCAGCTTATCCGAAGCGGCGTGGTGGACGGCGGCATGATCCCCAAGGTGGAGGGCTGCATCCGGGCCCTGGAGGAGGGCGTCGCCCGCACCCACATCCTCAACGGCACCATCCCCCACCCCATTTTGCTTGAGATCTTCACCGACCAGGGCATCGGCACCATGGTCACCGACGATGTGTAA
- the argC gene encoding N-acetyl-gamma-glutamyl-phosphate reductase, translated as MIKASIIGATGYVGIELIRILAGHPAVTLVHLVSQSFEGQKIGEAYPHLAARCETLEGMNFEKIGGDSDVIFTALPHGASAETIQKLAPYGKKIIDLSADFRYDDVATYEAWYKVKHPAPELMRQAVYGLPELHRAEIQKCQIVGNPGCYTTCSILGLAPAVQKGFIDPDSIIIDAKSGVTGAGRKPSTDLHFSEVNESFKAYGVGTHRHTSEIEQEISKLAGKPVVLSFSPHLIPIQRGILATIYAKLTGEIAHGDFVRLYQEFYKDEPFVQIEEKGLPQIKYVRGTNLCRIGFVVDPRTNRVVIVSVIDNLVKGAAGQAVENMNLLFGLPETAGLDNSPWYL; from the coding sequence ATGATCAAAGCGAGCATCATCGGCGCGACGGGCTATGTGGGGATTGAGCTCATCCGTATCCTCGCCGGCCATCCCGCCGTCACCCTTGTCCACCTGGTCAGTCAAAGCTTCGAGGGCCAGAAAATTGGGGAGGCCTATCCCCATCTCGCCGCACGGTGCGAGACGCTGGAGGGCATGAATTTTGAAAAAATCGGCGGGGATTCGGACGTTATCTTTACCGCCCTGCCCCACGGCGCGTCGGCGGAGACCATCCAAAAGCTCGCCCCCTACGGCAAAAAGATCATCGATCTGTCGGCGGACTTCCGCTACGACGATGTGGCCACCTACGAAGCCTGGTACAAGGTGAAGCATCCGGCGCCGGAGCTGATGCGGCAGGCGGTGTACGGCCTGCCGGAGCTGCACAGGGCGGAAATCCAAAAGTGTCAAATCGTGGGCAATCCCGGCTGCTACACCACCTGCAGCATCCTCGGGCTCGCTCCTGCGGTGCAAAAGGGATTCATCGACCCGGACAGCATCATCATCGACGCCAAGAGCGGCGTGACCGGCGCCGGCAGAAAGCCCTCCACCGACCTGCATTTCTCAGAAGTCAACGAGAGCTTCAAGGCCTACGGCGTGGGAACCCACCGCCACACATCGGAGATTGAGCAGGAGATCTCCAAGCTCGCCGGAAAGCCGGTGGTGCTCTCCTTCTCCCCCCACCTCATCCCCATCCAGCGGGGCATCCTCGCCACCATCTACGCGAAGCTCACCGGCGAGATCGCCCATGGGGATTTCGTGAGGCTCTACCAGGAGTTCTACAAGGATGAGCCCTTCGTCCAGATCGAGGAGAAGGGCCTGCCCCAGATCAAATACGTGCGGGGCACCAACCTGTGCCGGATCGGCTTCGTGGTGGACCCCCGGACGAACCGGGTGGTCATCGTCTCGGTGATCGACAACCTGGTCAAGGGCGCCGCCGGCCAGGCGGTGGAGAACATGAATCTTCTGTTCGGCCTTCCGGAAACGGCAGGCCTTGACAACTCCCCCTGGTACCTATAG
- a CDS encoding efflux RND transporter periplasmic adaptor subunit gives MWKRWMVYLSVAALVCGVGYAASLPEKQAEAPTVRAEKRLLYKEVTVMGAAAWADTETVALPEGAKVKSVLVEPGDSVQAGEALFALDDGEAVSALKKAKAERELFAAEQRSAMAKAQDQRLFEQQAMAQGASAELSAFNGAVSGGAQNPADEAAAQKQLELYDLTIAELEEARDRLTFRAALSGEVVAVGVAGGSYAAAGSGVIIGSGPMEVMVSAAMNDGAKLMDGQRAYAEADGRSWEGILRDVKVEPDGEGYRTTARLEGAEGLALGETVEVRVRVEEREAVALPLAAVAMDGGEACVLLPDGSRKAVSLGLSDGAYVEVSGLAEGERVLLEAAHD, from the coding sequence ATGTGGAAGCGGTGGATGGTGTATCTATCGGTGGCGGCGCTGGTTTGCGGCGTAGGATATGCGGCGAGCCTTCCGGAAAAGCAGGCGGAGGCGCCCACGGTGCGGGCGGAAAAACGGCTTTTATATAAGGAAGTGACGGTGATGGGCGCGGCGGCCTGGGCGGACACGGAGACGGTGGCTTTGCCGGAGGGGGCGAAAGTGAAAAGCGTACTGGTGGAGCCGGGGGATTCCGTGCAGGCGGGGGAGGCGCTGTTTGCCCTGGACGACGGGGAAGCGGTCAGCGCGCTCAAAAAGGCGAAGGCGGAGCGTGAACTTTTTGCCGCCGAACAGCGCTCGGCCATGGCGAAGGCCCAGGATCAGCGGCTATTCGAGCAGCAGGCCATGGCGCAGGGGGCCTCGGCGGAGCTTTCCGCGTTCAACGGAGCGGTGAGCGGCGGCGCCCAAAATCCTGCGGATGAGGCGGCGGCGCAGAAGCAGCTGGAACTCTATGACCTCACGATTGCGGAGCTGGAAGAGGCCCGGGACAGGCTCACCTTCCGCGCCGCCCTCTCCGGCGAGGTGGTTGCGGTGGGCGTTGCCGGGGGAAGCTACGCCGCCGCCGGATCCGGGGTGATCATCGGCAGCGGGCCCATGGAGGTCATGGTGAGCGCCGCCATGAACGACGGGGCGAAGCTCATGGACGGCCAAAGGGCCTATGCGGAAGCGGACGGACGGAGCTGGGAGGGCATCCTTCGGGACGTGAAGGTGGAGCCCGACGGGGAGGGCTACCGCACCACCGCCCGGCTGGAGGGCGCGGAAGGCCTCGCCCTCGGCGAGACGGTGGAGGTGCGGGTGCGGGTGGAGGAGCGGGAGGCCGTCGCGCTGCCCCTTGCCGCCGTGGCCATGGATGGCGGGGAAGCCTGCGTCCTTTTGCCGGACGGAAGCCGGAAGGCGGTCAGCCTGGGGCTCTCCGACGGCGCCTACGTGGAGGTCTCCGGACTTGCCGAAGGGGAGCGGGTGCTCCTGGAGGCGGCCCATGATTGA
- a CDS encoding ABC transporter ATP-binding protein, protein MIEMEGVVKYYRQARGGVHALRGVDFSVADGEFVAVTGPSGSGKSTLLNILGCLDRPDGGEYRLAGRSVAHLRPAQLAEVRRKVIGFVFQSFHLLPRMTAQENVELPLMLSGIPLPFRRKRAGELLEKMGLGDRLHHLPGELSGGQRQRVAIARALVKGPEVIFADEPTGNLDETTGREIMEIFGGLHKEGCTVVLITHQPETARCAGKGYRMKNGRLERYF, encoded by the coding sequence ATGATTGAGATGGAGGGCGTGGTCAAGTATTACCGTCAGGCGAGAGGCGGGGTCCACGCCCTTCGGGGCGTGGATTTTTCCGTGGCGGACGGGGAATTCGTGGCGGTGACCGGCCCGTCGGGATCGGGCAAGTCCACGCTGCTCAACATCCTCGGGTGCCTGGACCGGCCGGACGGCGGCGAGTACCGCCTCGCCGGCAGGTCCGTGGCCCATCTTCGGCCCGCCCAGCTGGCGGAGGTGCGGCGCAAGGTGATCGGCTTCGTGTTCCAGTCCTTCCACCTGCTGCCCCGCATGACGGCCCAGGAGAACGTGGAGCTGCCCCTCATGCTCTCCGGCATCCCGCTGCCCTTCCGCAGGAAACGGGCGGGAGAGCTGCTGGAGAAAATGGGCCTGGGGGACCGGCTGCATCACCTGCCCGGCGAGCTTTCCGGCGGCCAGCGCCAGCGGGTGGCCATCGCGAGGGCGCTGGTGAAGGGGCCGGAGGTGATCTTCGCCGATGAGCCCACCGGCAACCTGGACGAGACCACCGGCAGGGAGATCATGGAGATTTTCGGCGGCCTCCACAAGGAGGGCTGCACGGTGGTGCTGATCACCCACCAGCCGGAGACCGCAAGGTGCGCCGGCAAGGGCTACCGCATGAAAAATGGACGATTGGAGCGATACTTTTGA
- a CDS encoding ABC transporter permease, which yields MSFWDMARMAFHHMRHNFMRSFLTLLGIAIGVASILTVTSVGDGGRARMNRELMRFGINRVWIYPEEDPLTVRSAAALMGLDNVSACCPVARRMGLAEGGEGRCTLQVVGATPAQLEGEELKLVLGRFLKDTDGALRERSAVIMSRTAEALYAGDPIGETLWVDGAAFKVVGVVESGTEPVSKSAAVDQVFLPLSVYETLYPGGSLTEITLSVAEGADVAGVREAAGEMLARQSVKAELKSLDYERGLAEDVLSIFLMVMSFVAAICLVAGGVGVMNIMLVTVSERTHEIGLMKALGADSGMIMVQFLGEALFFSLTGGLIGILGGMGLTALARIFLDIPAAVGFGPALLTALFAAALGLVFGLYPAWKATQLDPVEALGKE from the coding sequence TTGAGTTTTTGGGACATGGCCCGCATGGCTTTTCATCATATGCGGCACAATTTCATGCGCTCCTTTTTGACCCTGCTGGGCATCGCCATCGGCGTGGCTTCCATCCTCACCGTCACCTCGGTGGGGGACGGCGGCCGGGCGCGGATGAACCGGGAGCTCATGCGCTTTGGCATCAACCGGGTCTGGATCTACCCCGAGGAGGACCCGCTGACGGTGAGGAGCGCCGCCGCGCTCATGGGCCTTGACAACGTGAGCGCCTGCTGTCCCGTGGCCCGGCGGATGGGCCTTGCCGAGGGCGGGGAGGGCAGATGCACCCTGCAGGTGGTGGGCGCCACGCCCGCTCAGCTTGAGGGCGAGGAGCTGAAGCTTGTTCTCGGCCGCTTCCTCAAGGACACGGACGGGGCGCTCCGGGAACGGTCGGCGGTCATCATGTCCCGCACGGCGGAGGCGCTGTACGCCGGGGACCCCATTGGTGAGACGCTGTGGGTGGACGGCGCCGCTTTCAAGGTGGTGGGCGTGGTGGAAAGCGGCACCGAACCCGTGTCGAAGAGCGCGGCGGTGGACCAGGTGTTCCTGCCCCTTTCCGTGTACGAAACCCTCTATCCCGGGGGCAGCCTCACCGAGATCACCCTCAGCGTGGCCGAGGGCGCGGACGTGGCCGGGGTCCGGGAGGCGGCGGGGGAGATGCTGGCCCGCCAGTCCGTTAAGGCGGAGCTCAAAAGCCTGGACTATGAGCGGGGGCTCGCTGAGGACGTGCTCAGCATCTTCCTCATGGTGATGAGCTTTGTGGCCGCCATATGCCTGGTGGCCGGGGGCGTCGGCGTGATGAACATCATGCTGGTCACCGTGTCCGAGCGCACCCACGAGATCGGGCTCATGAAGGCGTTGGGCGCGGACAGCGGCATGATCATGGTGCAGTTTCTGGGCGAGGCGCTGTTCTTCTCCCTCACCGGCGGACTTATCGGCATCCTGGGCGGCATGGGGCTGACCGCTCTGGCCCGGATCTTTTTGGATATTCCCGCCGCCGTGGGTTTTGGCCCCGCGCTCCTCACCGCCCTGTTCGCCGCGGCTCTCGGCCTGGTCTTCGGACTCTATCCCGCCTGGAAGGCCACCCAGCTCGATCCGGTGGAGGCCCTGGGCAAGGAATAA
- a CDS encoding S41 family peptidase: MRRKTLLTSVALVLLIAITAGGTYYLTRSAIVQEGTVLITEEAFQQYKQYERLAQVQDYIKNNYITEVDDETLVNGAVKGMAYSTGDLYSAYYTPEEYAELQQEREGAYAGAGFLVTQDPDDGLVTVLQVFTDSPAAKAGVAKADKIVKVDGEDVRGLTTDAIVDRVKGEKGTDVVLTMLRGGEEIDFTLTRDDVVADRTEYEMLDDGILYIHIVEFSGNDVTRFKEAMDYGSEKGAKGIIVDLRDNPGGLLSDSVAIADLLVPEGLVVYTEDRYGNRVEETSDAGCWGKPLVLLVNENSASASEILAGAVQDYGVGKLVGTKTFGKGIVQSIHQFQEDGAAIKITTSYYYTPSGRCIHGTGIIPDVESTLPEDLSRASLNHDNDTQLKDGIKVLKEMMAE, translated from the coding sequence ATGAGAAGAAAAACGCTGTTGACCTCGGTGGCGCTGGTGCTGCTGATCGCCATAACGGCGGGGGGTACCTATTACCTGACCCGTTCGGCCATCGTGCAGGAGGGCACGGTGCTCATCACCGAGGAGGCCTTCCAGCAATACAAGCAGTACGAACGGCTGGCCCAGGTGCAGGATTACATCAAGAACAACTACATCACCGAGGTGGACGACGAGACGCTGGTGAACGGCGCCGTCAAGGGGATGGCCTATTCGACGGGCGATCTCTACAGCGCCTACTACACCCCGGAGGAGTACGCCGAGCTCCAGCAGGAGCGGGAGGGCGCCTACGCCGGGGCGGGCTTTTTGGTGACCCAGGACCCGGACGACGGACTGGTGACGGTGCTGCAGGTCTTCACGGACAGCCCGGCGGCCAAGGCGGGCGTCGCCAAGGCCGACAAGATTGTGAAGGTGGACGGCGAGGACGTGCGCGGGCTCACCACCGATGCGATCGTGGACCGGGTCAAGGGGGAGAAGGGCACCGATGTGGTGCTTACCATGCTTCGGGGCGGGGAGGAAATCGACTTCACCCTCACCCGGGACGACGTGGTGGCGGACCGCACCGAGTATGAGATGCTGGACGACGGCATCCTCTATATCCACATCGTGGAGTTTTCCGGCAACGACGTGACCCGCTTCAAGGAGGCCATGGACTACGGCAGCGAGAAGGGCGCCAAGGGCATCATCGTGGACCTTCGGGATAACCCCGGCGGGCTCTTGAGCGATTCGGTGGCCATCGCCGATCTGCTGGTGCCGGAGGGGCTGGTGGTGTACACCGAGGACCGCTACGGCAACCGCGTGGAGGAGACCTCGGACGCGGGCTGCTGGGGCAAACCGCTGGTGCTCCTGGTCAACGAGAACAGCGCCTCCGCCTCCGAGATCCTGGCCGGCGCGGTGCAGGATTACGGCGTGGGCAAGCTGGTGGGCACGAAAACCTTCGGCAAGGGCATCGTCCAGTCCATCCACCAGTTCCAGGAGGACGGCGCCGCCATCAAGATCACCACCTCCTATTACTACACGCCCAGCGGACGCTGCATCCACGGCACCGGGATCATTCCCGACGTGGAATCCACGCTGCCCGAGGACCTCAGCCGGGCCAGCCTGAACCATGACAACGACACCCAGCTGAAGGACGGCATCAAGGTGCTGAAGGAAATGATGGCGGAATAG
- a CDS encoding AraC family transcriptional regulator gives MTQFTVAKTFVPLSDCGSHTHGGWEIILNLSGRGENVFDERTSPFYPGLITCVPPRMAHGKICRGTFKDIYITTNEKNLFPGGRVITTTDDEFKSIEKIMEMIHYAYFRDNGLVSAGTAELCAALVQLIKERTRQRPVNPYAERIRRVIIQRFSDPELSITSAMEGLPYSVDYLRRLFTREFGVTPQQYLIQLRMERARQILKQPGLSVTEAALSCGFYDARYFSRLFRRETGQTPSEYARHPSSFLST, from the coding sequence GTGACCCAATTTACCGTGGCCAAAACCTTTGTTCCGCTCAGCGACTGCGGGAGCCACACCCATGGCGGCTGGGAGATCATATTGAACCTGTCCGGCAGGGGGGAGAACGTCTTTGACGAGAGGACCAGCCCCTTCTATCCCGGGCTTATTACCTGCGTGCCGCCCCGGATGGCCCACGGGAAAATCTGCCGCGGAACCTTCAAGGATATCTATATCACCACGAATGAGAAGAACCTCTTTCCCGGCGGCAGGGTCATCACCACCACCGACGACGAGTTCAAGAGCATCGAAAAGATCATGGAGATGATCCATTACGCCTATTTCCGGGACAACGGCCTTGTGAGCGCCGGCACGGCGGAACTGTGCGCGGCCCTGGTCCAGCTGATCAAGGAGCGCACCCGGCAGCGCCCGGTGAATCCCTACGCCGAGCGCATCCGAAGGGTGATCATTCAGCGCTTTTCCGATCCCGAGCTGTCCATCACCTCCGCCATGGAGGGGCTGCCCTATTCGGTGGATTACCTGCGCCGCCTTTTCACGAGGGAGTTCGGCGTGACGCCCCAGCAGTACCTCATTCAGCTGAGAATGGAGCGGGCCCGGCAGATCCTGAAGCAGCCGGGGCTTTCCGTCACCGAGGCCGCTCTGTCCTGCGGATTTTATGACGCCCGCTACTTTTCCCGGCTGTTCCGCCGGGAGACGGGCCAGACGCCGAGCGAATATGCGCGGCATCCCAGTTCGTTTTTGTCCACCTAA
- a CDS encoding zinc-binding dehydrogenase yields MKHIISTGPMKSQIVDEPMPTITDDQLLIKTKYVGVCRSEHDDWKVAEAGQQFGHEPMGYVAEVGKNVKGFAVGDRVSGLWGGSLPGSGGMVEYGVATPGKDVVVKLPDCLSDEEAILEPLACIASAVSKVKKGVPGDKIAVVGTGYMGCGAISLLKACGAYVVAVDIRPESREWAKRYGADEVYTPEEAWEKFEAHMDPSEGFLGFDAVMEWGETNESLDLAIHMTKMCGQLCIGAYHTGGKRLVDVQRLNVMAIDCLSTHPRELELSRSGAENAARMLASGEWKFRNVPTRIYPRNMFDQAQADLEVKYGKFVKAAVDMTMEDGEPYIIGE; encoded by the coding sequence ATGAAGCATATTATATCGACCGGACCCATGAAAAGCCAGATTGTGGATGAACCCATGCCCACGATCACCGACGATCAGCTTTTGATTAAAACGAAGTACGTCGGCGTCTGCCGTTCGGAGCATGACGACTGGAAAGTGGCCGAAGCGGGCCAGCAGTTTGGTCATGAGCCCATGGGCTATGTGGCCGAAGTGGGCAAGAACGTGAAGGGCTTTGCCGTGGGCGATCGGGTCAGCGGCCTTTGGGGCGGCTCTCTTCCCGGGTCCGGCGGCATGGTGGAGTACGGCGTTGCCACCCCCGGCAAGGACGTCGTTGTGAAGCTCCCCGACTGCCTCAGCGATGAGGAAGCCATCCTGGAGCCCCTCGCCTGCATCGCCAGCGCGGTCAGCAAGGTGAAAAAGGGCGTGCCCGGCGACAAGATCGCCGTGGTGGGCACCGGCTACATGGGCTGCGGCGCCATCAGCCTTCTGAAGGCGTGCGGCGCTTACGTGGTGGCGGTGGATATCCGTCCCGAGTCCCGCGAATGGGCGAAGCGCTACGGCGCGGATGAAGTGTACACCCCGGAGGAGGCCTGGGAGAAGTTCGAGGCCCATATGGATCCCTCCGAAGGTTTCCTCGGCTTTGACGCCGTGATGGAGTGGGGCGAGACCAACGAGTCGCTGGATCTGGCCATCCATATGACCAAGATGTGCGGACAGCTTTGCATCGGCGCCTATCACACCGGCGGCAAGCGTCTTGTGGACGTGCAGCGGCTCAATGTGATGGCCATTGACTGCCTCTCCACCCATCCCCGTGAGCTGGAGCTGAGCCGCAGCGGCGCCGAGAACGCCGCCCGCATGCTGGCCAGCGGCGAGTGGAAGTTCCGCAATGTGCCCACCAGGATCTATCCGAGGAACATGTTCGATCAGGCTCAGGCCGATCTGGAAGTGAAGTACGGTAAGTTCGTCAAGGCCGCCGTGGATATGACCATGGAGGACGGCGAGCCCTACATCATTGGGGAGTAA
- a CDS encoding ribulose-phosphate 3-epimerase: protein MEKLLCPSMMCADYASLKTEMEALEAAGADLLHIDIMDGTFVPNFGMGLQDTEYLCKAARIPCGVHLMVRRPGDYLELFASLGAERIIVHAEAEGDTADQLQKIRALGKKAGIAVNPETSFEAVEAFLPLCDEVLAMSVHPGFAGQAFIPECAEKVKRFAKESGRYGYEVVLDGACSPERIGSFSKEGVHGFVLGTSALFGKGRPYAEILRELRSL, encoded by the coding sequence ATGGAAAAGCTCCTTTGTCCATCGATGATGTGCGCGGATTATGCTTCTTTGAAGACAGAGATGGAAGCGCTGGAGGCTGCGGGGGCGGATCTGCTGCATATTGACATTATGGACGGGACCTTCGTGCCCAATTTTGGTATGGGACTGCAGGATACGGAGTATCTTTGCAAAGCGGCAAGGATTCCCTGCGGCGTCCACCTGATGGTGCGGCGCCCCGGGGATTACCTCGAGCTGTTTGCGTCCCTGGGCGCGGAGCGGATCATCGTCCATGCGGAAGCGGAAGGCGATACCGCCGATCAGCTTCAAAAGATTCGGGCACTGGGCAAGAAGGCGGGTATCGCGGTGAACCCTGAAACGTCCTTCGAGGCGGTCGAAGCCTTCCTGCCTTTGTGTGACGAGGTGCTGGCCATGAGCGTGCACCCCGGCTTCGCCGGTCAGGCGTTTATCCCGGAATGCGCCGAAAAGGTGAAACGTTTCGCCAAGGAAAGCGGACGCTACGGCTACGAGGTGGTGCTGGACGGCGCCTGCTCGCCGGAGCGCATCGGAAGCTTCTCCAAGGAGGGCGTGCACGGGTTCGTTTTAGGCACCTCGGCGCTTTTTGGGAAGGGCCGGCCCTACGCCGAGATCCTTCGGGAACTTCGAAGTCTGTAA
- the rpiB gene encoding ribose 5-phosphate isomerase B — MKIAIGNDHTAVEMKQAIQQYLTELGHEVVNYGTDSSERCDYPVYGEKVALAVASGEADLGVLICGTGVGISLAANKVKGIRACVCSEPYSARLSREHNNTNIIAFGARVVGVELAKMIVSEWLNAVYEGGRHQKRIDMIHAIEAKR; from the coding sequence ATGAAAATTGCCATTGGAAACGACCACACCGCGGTGGAGATGAAACAGGCGATCCAGCAGTATCTGACGGAGCTTGGCCATGAGGTGGTCAACTACGGCACCGATTCTTCCGAACGCTGCGACTACCCCGTCTATGGGGAGAAGGTGGCGCTGGCGGTGGCTTCGGGGGAAGCGGATCTCGGGGTTCTCATCTGCGGAACCGGTGTGGGCATCTCCCTTGCGGCCAACAAGGTGAAGGGAATCCGCGCCTGCGTTTGCAGCGAGCCCTATTCCGCCCGCCTGTCACGGGAACACAACAACACCAACATCATCGCCTTTGGCGCCCGGGTTGTGGGCGTGGAACTGGCCAAGATGATTGTGAGCGAATGGCTGAACGCCGTCTATGAAGGCGGCCGCCATCAAAAGCGCATCGATATGATTCATGCCATCGAGGCGAAAAGATAG
- the alsK gene encoding allose kinase gives MSGFQIGMDIGGTNIRIGAARGSGELVGFRKLPRRDVLPGTEPCERLSAYLKAYIAEELQGGPVDAIVIGLPSTISSSHRRVLQSPNVEGLDGVDLADGLEKELMTKVWLERDVNLLLYHDMKAMALPQEGFTVGIYVGTGIGNALFLGGKPYTGRNGVAGELGHLPMIGSEKICGCGNIGCTECYASGRALENISRTCFPDTPLSDLFVKHGEDPILLDFVDGVACVIAAEINLLDPMCVVLGGGVLTMPAFPVKLLEEKIHLHARKPLPEETIELRYTDGLPENGVYGALICAQKL, from the coding sequence ATGAGTGGATTTCAGATCGGAATGGATATTGGCGGAACCAACATCCGGATTGGCGCCGCCCGGGGCAGCGGCGAACTGGTGGGCTTTCGAAAACTGCCGCGGCGGGATGTACTGCCCGGCACCGAACCCTGTGAGCGGCTCAGCGCCTATCTGAAGGCATACATCGCTGAGGAGCTTCAGGGCGGCCCGGTGGACGCCATCGTGATCGGCCTGCCCTCCACCATCAGTTCCAGCCACCGCCGCGTCCTCCAGTCGCCCAATGTGGAGGGACTGGATGGGGTGGACCTGGCCGACGGGCTGGAGAAGGAACTGATGACGAAGGTATGGCTGGAGCGGGATGTGAATCTTCTGCTGTACCACGACATGAAGGCCATGGCGCTGCCCCAGGAGGGCTTCACCGTGGGCATCTATGTGGGCACCGGCATTGGCAACGCTCTGTTCCTGGGCGGCAAGCCGTACACGGGTCGAAACGGCGTCGCCGGAGAACTGGGGCATCTGCCCATGATCGGAAGCGAGAAGATCTGCGGCTGCGGGAATATTGGCTGCACGGAGTGCTATGCCTCCGGCCGGGCCCTTGAAAACATCTCCCGCACCTGTTTCCCCGATACACCCCTTTCCGATCTGTTCGTGAAGCACGGGGAGGACCCCATCCTGCTTGATTTTGTGGATGGAGTCGCCTGCGTGATCGCGGCGGAAATCAATCTTCTGGACCCCATGTGCGTGGTGCTGGGCGGCGGCGTGCTCACCATGCCCGCCTTCCCCGTGAAGCTGCTGGAGGAGAAGATTCACCTCCACGCCCGCAAGCCCCTGCCGGAGGAGACCATCGAGCTGCGTTACACCGACGGTCTGCCGGAGAATGGCGTCTATGGTGCGCTCATCTGCGCCCAAAAACTGTAA